The window GGGTTCCGCCTTTTGGGGGGGTGGCGGAGGACGTTCTCCGGGGTGATGCCGGGGGGGAAGCCGCCGGGGTTGGAGACCTCCAGCCGGTCCCGGTAGTGGTGGACCTGGATGGCGTCCTTGCTCCGCCAGTCCCGGTGGACGAGGGCGTTGACCAGGGCCTCCCGGTAGACCTCCTGGTCAAAGTCCCAGACCTCGAGGCGGAAAAGCCCCACGGTGAGAAAACGGACCCGGTTCCGCGCCTGGATGAGTTCCTTCAGGCGCTCCAGGAGGGCGGGGATGGGCCTGAGGAGGTCCTCCCGGAAGCTGTAGCCCTCCTCGGTCTCGTGGAAGTAGTAGCTCACCTCCGCCTGGGGAAGAAGCCGCCTCAAGGCGAGGGACGTCCCCGCCAGGAGAAGGCCCGCCACCGTGGGGCGCACCTCCCCCTCCACCCGCTCCAAGAGCCCCAGGGCAAAGAGGAGCTCCAGGTCGGGGAGGGCGGCCAAGGCGCTTCCCCTTTCCTCTAGGATGCGCCTCAAGCGCAGGACCTCCACCGGGTCCAGGTCGGAAAGGCTCGCCGCGGGCAGGACCTGGGCGGTGAAGTCGGGCTCGGGCAGGCTCTGGCCCACCTTGAGCTCCGAAAGGCGCCTCCCGTCCCAGAAGGGCACCCGCCCTGTCCCCACGGCGATGGCCGCCGGGCTTTGGGGCACGTGGAGGGCGAGCACCCGGCCCCAGGGCCCCTCCACCACCTCCACGTAGGGGAGGAGGAGCCCTTGGGTGAGCTCAAAGAGGGCGTGGGTCACCTGCAGGGGGTGGAGGTCCTGGGCGCCCAGGACCTTGCCCTCGGGGCTCACGCCCAGGAAGAGGGTGCCCCCCTTGTGGTTGGCGAGGCCCGCGGCGTAGCGGGCCAGGTCCTCGGGGGAGATGTCCTGGGGCAGGAAGAGGGTGCGCTCGTCCTGCCCCCGGGCCAGGCGTTCCTCCAGCTCCTCCCACGTCACGGGGCCCAGTTTACGGGGCGTCCGGGGAGAAGAGGGAGGGG of the Thermus thermophilus HB8 genome contains:
- a CDS encoding ATP-dependent DNA helicase RecG, with protein sequence MTWEELEERLARGQDERTLFLPQDISPEDLARYAAGLANHKGGTLFLGVSPEGKVLGAQDLHPLQVTHALFELTQGLLLPYVEVVEGPWGRVLALHVPQSPAAIAVGTGRVPFWDGRRLSELKVGQSLPEPDFTAQVLPAASLSDLDPVEVLRLRRILEERGSALAALPDLELLFALGLLERVEGEVRPTVAGLLLAGTSLALRRLLPQAEVSYYFHETEEGYSFREDLLRPIPALLERLKELIQARNRVRFLTVGLFRLEVWDFDQEVYREALVNALVHRDWRSKDAIQVHHYRDRLEVSNPGGFPPGITPENVLRHPPKRRNPRLAEALYRLGYVERAGSGVDKMYRLLLKYGKEPPEYRLFPEALTLVLYNPELDEAFVREIAEAQERLGGFSLDHLIAVGYLRRVGEAGLEELARALQLPEEAARRVLSRMERMGLLRKEGGRYHLARRDLLAERALALLEAPRRRQEVERVLGLSRKRALELLRRLIREGRVERVGRGAATRYRRR